AAGCTGCTTCTTACCATGAGcaacagtttgtttgtttgtttttttataaaacaaagaaagaagaagaaaagcCAGAAAGATAACAGACTAACAACAGTCAAGAAATCTGAAGATTTATATTTAAAAGATTTGCAATACTAGTTTAACACACCAAGCGAATTTCTTTTACTAAAATaggaaattattaaaattatatagaaAATTAATCCCCTGCTACCACTACAACATTAGCCATACACACAGTTACCTTCTGCAATCCAAAATATATTGTGTGAACATGAACGAGAAAGGTTAAGATATCAATATTTTCAATAAATGCAATATTACATAGTAGTAAACTGGAGCTCCATATTAGAGCAATACTCTTACCTTTTTGCCAGCTCCCACAGCTGCTTTGGCTGTACCCCGGACTTTCTTCATTCTGTTCTTGCGTTCTTTACGTTGTTTTCTGGAagtctttttcttttcatatagGCCATGCTGAACATAAAATATGTATAGGtcagtataattaaaaaaaaaatgaaaaaaaaaggtagTAAAAAATTGTGACTTAAAAGGAATCCTGAAATAAAGCAAGTTTAcctatatttaaaggatcactatagggtcaggaacacaaacatgtattcctgaccctacagttttaaaaccatctagcccccctgggcccctcatgcctccataaatatagcaagctcttactgtattcaagcttgaagctgttACTCTGCATGCCGTTTGTCTCAGAAAACAAGCCTTTTTCAGCTGTCaaccatcagaagtggtagcctgatccaatcacagtgcttccccatagaattggctgagactgacaaagaggcagatcaggggcagagccagcatgattcaaacacattcaagccctggccaatcaacatctcctcatagagatgaattgaatcaatgaatctctatgaggaaagttcagtgtctgcatgcagagggaggagatactgaatgtttggatgcattttaggcagccatgatccaggaaggatctctaacagctatctgaggagtgaccagtgaagttatctaggctgtaatgtaaacactgcattttctctgaaaagaccgtgtttacagcaaaaagcctgaaggtaatgattctactcaccagaacaaattcaataagctgcagttgttctggtgactgtagtctCCCTTTTAAACAGCAAGACAGACTCCTTACAGCAGCCTGATCCACGAAAAGTAAGATCATCAAGCACAATAATCtcagtccaatccaatgcttctcaaataGGGTATTTCTCTCCGCAATGAGACACAGAGGACACGCAGTGTACAATTGGAGCCGCCAGTTCACTGCATCTCGAGGAAAAATTAGCCATGTTGAGCGTCATCCTGCTGTGCATGATGATGCAGAATGTGAATTATTGAAGGATTTGAATGAGTGGCTCTAGCAGCTATCTAGCTGACAGCTGTAAAAGGCTTGTTTTtagagaataataatatatatatatatatatatatatatatatatatatatatatatatatatatatacacacacacacacacacacacactaaattctCAATTCATTTGTTACAGTCCCTGGTGCTGTAGAAATATCCCCAATGAGAACAtgcgtgcatttaattatgcattttccatggggtgggggaggggtataagcaaaaacagcttgcaaaagctaaaGATCTCTTTTCTGGAGCCTTCGCAAGCCCTCtctcctcttccccagccccAACATCCTGTAAAAGcttaatcacagactttccaatgtagtcttttcaaggcaggtgctctgggcaattgctgcctcttgagattagttctactgagctaaccaaaccaggaagtaacaggactggttgtctgacagCCAAGGGGGTGAAGCAGGCTAAAGAATTACTAAAGTCAccaagatcacttcatctcaatgtagtGGTCCCGGTACAGTGGTCTTGTTACTCAAACCCAGAAATGAAAAATATTGCaattttgtagaaactgcaatgtttacattaaaggatTAAATGCACCTTTAGTGAATGTCCTCCTCCAGAAACAAGTGATaccagcatttgattggaggcgTGTGGCAGTTTGCCTCACCAGTGTATCTCCAATTCATTGCCTCTGTAAGAATCATTGGATTGGAGTAGATCACGAGAGATGTTAGCAGGCAAAGAGGAGACACTCAACACAAAAGCGCTTTGGCAAGTTAAAATGCTTTtggtgtttgaagtgttcctttaaccataaaTGACGGTCACTAGTCATCCACTTGAGGTATAACTAAGTCAGTGATTACACTGCAATACTAATTCTTACATGCAATAGGCTGCTGGggataaacaatattaaaatgatttaaacacaacacagcaccaggggactccaaacactataaccactttaagaAGATGTAGCTGTTACAGTGCCTACATGTCCCTTAAAGATGTAATGGTTTTGGGACAGACTGTGCCGTTACAAACCACTAAAAACTTAGACAACTAGACAGAGCATTAAATTGCCACTAAATGAAAGGTTTGAGAAGAAACTGTGTCTATACTATTTCAAGTTTGGCCCAGTGCCCTCAGCCCACTACTGCTGTCAAGTATGGACAAAATAGATTAAAACTGCAGTGGGGTGGGTGCACTGGACCCAAACAATTATGGCAGTGAAACCACTAAACTAACCAGAACATTTATGTGGGGGGTGGATGCCATTGTATCCacataattaatattttattccctttttggGCGAAGAGCAAGATCAATCTCACTCACAGATGCATCAACTATCTCCATGAAAAACCTGTTTCCCCAAAGCTTACACACTCCCATAATATAACAAATCTTACTAGTGAAATAAATGAACtgagaatttgctgtatttatacttacccttgcAAGTCTGTGTTTTGGCTCATTCTTCTTTGCATAGTCTAACGAGTCATAGATCATGCCAAAACCTGTGGTTTTGCCACCACCAAAGTGAGTTCTAAACCCGAAGACAAAGATGACATCTGGAGTAGTCTTGTACATCTTTGCCAACTTCTCCCTAATTTCTGTTTTAGGGACAGTGGCCTTCCCAGGGTGAAGGACATCAATGACCTGCAAAAAGCAAAGCGCAAGCCTAAATATAAACAGattgtatttaacatttttattttaagacaACCATAAATTCAACTACAATAGGCTGGCAGTTAATTAGTGGAGCTGTAATCAAAGGGTAGCTAGAGGCACAGTTTGGTATTCCTTAAAGTTCTACTATTCAAAATAAAGTGGTTAATTTTCACTTAATATTTAGTAGAGTCATTGTGCCTCTTTGACATACATATAGCTATTCTACAGTTCAGCTTACATATTTTAGAACTGAATGCAAACCTTACTTATATAGCCACAAAACATTAAATTTGGCAATTGTTGATCTTACCATCTGCTTACGCTGCAGAAGTCTGTTTGTCatgaacttcctagttctaatggtCACTGTGTCGTTCTGCAGAAACAAGTTATATTGACAAAAAATGAGCACACCAAAAATTTTAATAATTCGGATCACAGTCCATGTAATAACAAGATTAAACATCCTTGGCCTATAAGTCAGGGTAACCACAGATAGAGAACAGTTATacaaaatttaatttagatatttTTAGCAGAATACCAATAAGTACAATTAAATTTTGATAATATTCATTCAGATCAATTCTAATATTTCAATATTAAAAACACACTGGGTATATAGACCTTTAAGGGTGGTGAACACATATTAAAGtgctaggggggtgggggggaagcagtttgctataaaataaaaaaagatcagGAGTAAAGGAAAGTGATAAACTCAACTTTCACTCTAAGGATTGAAAGATGTATAACGTTTAATCATATCCAAACACCAAAATACTTGTGTAAGTATACCGGGCAAATATTTTTAATTCATACCTACTGTATTTCTAACAGGTACTGTTTACAGCTGTACAAACAGTACTTTTGCATAACTCATAATATaagtaaacttaaagggacagaaaAATTATGCACCAAAGCCTAAGCGAATGTAATGCTATATTTATTAATTGTGTAGGCCACCACTATACTCCTCCTCCCAATATTGCACAGGTTTCCAGGGACTGCTGCTATACTAAAGATATTAAATTGATTTTCAGGATGATCAATGTGGATCTGTATCAACCACTGTGAAACCATTAAAACAGTACAAACACTAAAGTTTTTGGGTGCTGACCCAAAGGATAAGAGAGTGCTTTGCATGGGATTCccctctaaacacacacacaaaaaaacaaaaactaaaaagctCCCAGAACCCACTACAAAGTTACTGCAGTGCTCCAAATAAATAGTGGCTCCTTGCTTGTTCACATACACACCACTGATTATGGGGTCCCTAACTAGACAGAGAATCCAGTGACTGTGAGATTCAGATGACATTGGGTCCCTTGAAAGAAATGTTTAAGAAAAATTCTACTCTGGCACAAATCAACTAATCTTAAAAACCCTTATGGCAGAGTTTCTATTGGGGGTAAATATTGCGGCCTTAGGATCGCATGCCTATTACAGCAAAAATAGCAGATGTCGTTTTGTACAACTATACATAGCCATACCCCATGCTTTGAAAAAACACACGCTTATACACTGTAACAGACCCAACtatctctttccctccctccatTCCCTTGTAGCCACACAGGAATATATCAGCAGGTCAATGGCTAAACCGGGGCCCTCGCTTAGATGGTAGGTGTCCACAGTACAGGTACTAAAATAgcacattttatttactttatgtaTGCATGACGTGTGGGGAACGTCCAGGGAGAGCCAGTGGGTCAGCAGGCTTTAACCCGAGCAAGGCCGCACCAGACTCAGGCTCTAACACTCACTGCCATCAAACCATTTCCATGAACGCCCGTCCACAAATACCTCGGCCATCCGCCTCAGAGACTCGCAGAAAACATAATCTATGGCACACAGCGTCTTCCGAGGCGGGATGGCAGAGATATTAAACGGATTTTATAAATCAGCCGGGCAGCGACACTCACCATCTTGGCTGCTGTCTCTCTAAGGGACGACGGAAAGAAAGAAGGAATCACTTGCAGCCAATCATAACGCGAGGAACGCGCACCAGGGCGGGGCCATGGTGAGAACCCTGAGCCGATGAACGGCTGATGACAAATGCCAAACAAAGGTGAGACCCCGCCCAGTCACAGCGTGACTTTCACTTGAGGGAACACCGTGCTGATGTAGACACGCACAAATCCTGCGACAAGAAGTCAGGGCAGCAATGTTTATTTCGGGCATAATAATGTTACTTTAGTTCgttaaattaaatacaataaacatgcacttttaaccccttaaggacagagcttcagaagcttgacttacgcttaatgacacaagcaatttttgcattttcttgctgtttgcgttcaactgcaatttgcatctctctcatttattgcaccgacacatattatatactgttttttaaaggacagaaagggttttaatttgatataacatatatatatatatatataaatgcttacttattataaaaacaatacagaaaaatgcaaaaaaaaatgaaaaatattgtttttttttacagtttttgcaatcataatgtgttcataattagtgcaggttaaggaaagtaattaaaaataaattaatttatttgttctgatttacagaatatataatgtgtctgggattttcagttttttttggtagttacaggcaggggcggactgagaaccctcagggcccctggtgcaaaataaatcaagggcccccttacaggccccacccatactccgcagcaagcgccacccatgtcccgcctccatgcaccgcctccagccacaccctacgcaatctttagacacaaggaacaaaagtgcaataatcccttcgaggccccagtagagactacaattgagggctaatgggccatggaggggggtctttctagcagaggctatctcagtgtcctttagagagtgtgttagaaagaatcccctccaggccccattagagactacaatggagtctaataggcttggaagggggtctttctaacagaggccatctcagtgtccctgctggaaacagtcgcctccaggccccagtagagactacaattgagggctaatgggccatggagggggggagcattctagcagaggctatctcagtgtcctttagagagtgtgttagaaagaatttcctccaggtcccattagagactacaatggagtctaatggggcctggaggggggtctctccaacactctggttcctattcacaatatagcaacacaacatagctcactgaaacctaggccaagttagctcctcttaccttaattactgttgctggctggcagtctgtgggcttgctggaaggctgtgggcttactggctgcggctggcaggctgtgggcttgctggctactgccggcaggctgtgggcttgctggctgcggctggcaggctgttggcttgctggctgcggctggcaggctgttggcttgctggctgtggcttgctggctgcggcttgctggctgcggttggcaggctgtgggcttgctggctgtaagcctaactggtggcctgtgggctggctggctggctggccggcctgtgggctggctggcttgctggctactggggcacttgtagattatttaaagaaataatccatgcacaataaccactactgctctgtgtagtcgttatggtgccaggagggccggacccccctttcagagtaagtagtcaaaccgtttaagatcagtttgacaacttacctggggtctgctgggatatgaggctgtagtagggtataggagcagtggtgcaatgtgtaaggggtgccgtgtgtgtgaaaggttcagtgtgtgtgagggggtgtagtgtgtgaatgtgtagggtgtgtggggcaatgtgtgtatgagggggctgtgtatgtgtgtggcaatgttagtatggggggctgtgtgtgtatgggtgggcagtgtatgtgtgtgtgaggcaatgtgtgtaaatgtgtatggtgtgtgtgggtgtatggggggcagtgtgtgaatgtgtatggtgtgggggggcagtgtgtttatggggctagagttcactctcaccactgcgaccaccaggaatccctggtggtcacagtgttgagagtgaactctagcctgtagctccagggctagtttactctcgcaagagccgtaacgttgccgtggtaaccgcggcaacgatctgtgctcgcgcaaggacccagaggagctgcaggctgagctcccgggtcctctcttactccctcccctgccagctgcccgcacggtgcctgcggacaggggagggagcaATTGcgctcctcttactccccccctccccctcctcttactcccccctccccctcctcttacccccctccccctcttcttaccccctccctttctcttcttaccccctccctttctcttctccccttccctgtctcttcttacccccctccctttctcttcttaccccccctccctctctcttcttaccccctccctttctcttcttatcccccctccctctttcttcttacccctcctccctctctgttcattccccccctctgttcattccccctctctctgttcattcccccctctctctgttaataccccctctctgttcattcccccctctctgttcgttcattccccccctctctgttcattcattcccccccctccctctgttcattccccccctctgttcattctgatccccaaccccccctccctctgttcattctgatccccaccccccctccttctgttcattccccccctccctctgttcattctgatccccaaccccccctccctctgttcattcccccctctctctttgttcATCCCCCCCcgtactacccccctcccccccctctctgttcatttcctccccccccctctgttc
The DNA window shown above is from Pelobates fuscus isolate aPelFus1 chromosome 10, aPelFus1.pri, whole genome shotgun sequence and carries:
- the RPS24 gene encoding small ribosomal subunit protein eS24 isoform X3; amino-acid sequence: MNDTVTIRTRKFMTNRLLQRKQMVIDVLHPGKATVPKTEIREKLAKMYKTTPDVIFVFGFRTHFGGGKTTGFGMIYDSLDYAKKNEPKHRLARHGLYEKKKTSRKQRKERKNRMKKVRGTAKAAVGAGKKKE
- the RPS24 gene encoding small ribosomal subunit protein eS24 isoform X2, translating into MANDTVTIRTRKFMTNRLLQRKQMVIDVLHPGKATVPKTEIREKLAKMYKTTPDVIFVFGFRTHFGGGKTTGFGMIYDSLDYAKKNEPKHRLARHGLYEKKKTSRKQRKERKNRMKKVRGTAKAAVGAGKKKE
- the RPS24 gene encoding small ribosomal subunit protein eS24 isoform X1 → MANDTVTIRTRKFMTNRLLQRKQMVIDVLHPGKATVPKTEIREKLAKMYKTTPDVIFVFGFRTHFGGGKTTGFGMIYDSLDYAKKNEPKHRLARHGLYEKKKTSRKQRKERKNRMKKVRGTAKAAVGAGKK
- the RPS24 gene encoding small ribosomal subunit protein eS24 isoform X4, with translation MANDTVTIRTRKFMTNRLLQRKQMVIDVLHPGKATVPKTEIREKLAKMYKTTPDVIFVFGFRTHFGGGKTTGFGMIYDSLDYAKKNEPKHRLARHGLYEKKKTSRKQRKERKNRMKKVRGTAKAAVGAGKKK